Proteins from a single region of Strix aluco isolate bStrAlu1 chromosome 18, bStrAlu1.hap1, whole genome shotgun sequence:
- the GLTP gene encoding glycolipid transfer protein gives MALLLEHEFKPLPADKQIETLPFLEAVAHLPPFFDCLGSPIVYSPVKADLTGNIKKIRAVYDSNPAEFKTLQNILEVEKEMHGSAWPKTGATLALMWLKRGLKFMLVLLQSISDGERDEEHPNLIRVNALKAYEIALKKYHGWMLQKLFMGSVYALPYKSDLLKALEKGREVKEEESIEKIHQFLSRVTPILDAIYEMYTKMNAELSYKA, from the exons atgGCGCTGCTGCTGGAACACGAGTTCAAACCGCTGCCGGCAGACAAGCAGATCGAGACGCTGCCCTTCCTGGAGGCCGTGGCGCACCTGCCGCCCTTTTTCG ATTGCCTGGGGTCTCCCATCGTCTACTCGCCGGTCAAAGCAGACCTGACTGGAAATATCAAG AAAATCCGGGCGGTTTATGACTCCAACCCCGCCGAGTTCAAAACGCTGCAGAACATCCTGGAGGTGGAGAAGGAGATGCACGGCTCGGCCTGGCCCAAGACGGGCGCGACGCTGGCGCTGATGTGGTTGAAAAG GGGCCTCAAGTTCATGCTGGTGTTGCTGCAGAGCATCTCCGACGGCGAGCGGGACGAGGAGCACCCCAACCTCATCCGAGTGAACGCCCTGAAGGCTTATGAGATCGCGCTGAAGAAATACCACGGCTGGATGCTGCAGAAGCTCTTCATG GGCTCGGTCTACGCTCTTCCCTACAAATCAGATTTGCTGAAGGCGTTGGAGAAGGGTAGAGAAGTCAAAGAGGAGGAAAGCATCGAGAAGATTCATCAGTTTCTCTCGAGGGTCACCCCCATCCTGGATGCAATTTATGAGATGTACACGAAGATGAACGCCGAGCTGAGCTACAAAGCCTGA